The genomic interval GCCCCCGCCGGGGAGCGCCACCAGGCCCCGCGTGTCGATGAAATAGACAGCGGTGTTGGCCTCGCGCGAGGCGGCCTCCACCCCGCGCACGTCGGTTTCGGAATCGTCGATGAATCCCTCCGAGAGGAGAAGGAGCGACTTGCGGCCGCGGATGGGGGCGAGCGCGTCCAGCCCCCGGCGCACGGCTCGGAGCGTGAGCTCGGTGCGGCTCCGGCGGTTCACGTCGATATCCGTCGCCTGGTCGCGGACCATGCCTTCGCAGGAAGTGCCTGAGCAGAGGTTTAAGTCCTTCCAGCGCTGCTTGACGCGCTCCTTGACGCTCGCGCCCAGGGGATTGATCTCCGGAGTGGGCGCGGCCGCGGGCGCCGAAGCCGGCCGGTCGGGTAGCAGCGGGTGGATGGAGGGGGAGGACTCGTGGGTGTTGATCCAGAAAGCTTCGTAGTCCGTCATGCGGTAGAGAGACGTCGCTTGGACATATTTGCCCTTGACCCGCCCAAGCACGGCCAGAAGGTCCTCGCGTCCCTCGGGGATGCGGGCACTCCACCAAGCGTCGCCGCTCGTGGTCCCGAACGTCACTTCGTCGCCGTCACGAACAGAACGCTCGAGGAAGGACGCGGCCGTCCGTCGAGCGTCCAAGTCTTGCACGGGGGGGATGCGGAGGTCGTCGATGAGGATGGCGAAGGCGCGGCCGTTGCCCCGCGCTCCGGCTTCGTTGCTGGACAACACGGACGGGGCCGAGAGGGCCGGCTCCGTGGGCTCCGCCACGAACGCCTCGAAGCGGGCGATCTCCAGAGGCTTGCCGTCCTCGCTGATCACGAAGTCGTCCCGGGTAAGGCCAGGCACGGGCCGTCCCTCCCGATCCACGACGACGGCGTCGACGGTGACCAGCTCCACCGCGGCGGGAAACGTCGGGGGGGAAGGGGGATTCTCTTGGCCAGGAGTGCGGTCCGCCCCCAGGAGGGCGAGCGTACCGGCGAGGCCTAATATGCGGGGGCGAAACACGCGCAGAAGAGAAAAAGGGCTGCGAGCCCGAAGGCTCGCAGCCCGGAGACTCTGAGGTCCGATCTCAGAACATCAGCCGGATTCCGACTTGGGCCGTTCTCGGATCGCCCGCGGCGGTGAGCTGGCCAAAGTTGCCGGCGGGAGTGGCGCTGATGATCTTGGTCGCAGTTCTTCCCGACCCGGTGTCAAACACAACATTGCCCGGGTTGTAGTAGGTCCCGTTGCTCTGCGCCTGATTGGTCAAGCTGTTGCCAAAGAAGTTGGTCGTGTTGAAGACGTTGTAGACCTCAAACCGGAGCTGGAGCTTCACCCTCGCGCCCAGCTTGAAGTTCTTGTAGATGGACGCATCCGTCTCGAAGCTGCCCGGACCGTTGCAGGTGTTGCGGCCCGTGTTCCCGTTGGTGCCGATCTGGTATCCGTTGAGCGTCCAGGCGGCCGGATTGAGCCACAGGGTCGGGTCCGACCCATTCAGGGTGCAGGACACGCCCGGCACGACGTTCGGCCGTGTCAGGTTGGCGCCCGATCCCGTGCCCGAAGGCGAGCTTCCGTTTCCACTGAGCCCCGGGACCCCGCCGGTATTGATCGTGAGCGGGTAGCCCGTGCCCGCTTGGACGATGGTTGTGAATTCCCAGTCCCCGAAGGCGTTCTTGACGAAGCTCGACTGGTTCTCCAGCTTGGGAAGGGCCAGGATGAGACTGCCGCTGAAGACGTGCGTGCGGTCGTTACCTCCCCGGGCACGATCGAGGTTCGGCACGGTGCTGTCGGTGTAGGCGTTGTTGCCGCTCAGACCGGGGCCGTCGGCGTTGGCGACCCCCGTGTCGGCAATTAGCTTTGACCAGGTGTACGCGAGCGAGAGATTCGAGCCGTGCCCGAACCGGCTGACGAAGGCGACCTGCAGGGAGTGGTAGATCGAGTCGCGGTTGTGCTGCCAGAGGGCCAGGTTGCTGTCCCCGATGCCAGCGATGCCGTTGAGGGGCCGGAGCGCCGCGTTGCCGGTCTGCGCGTAGGCCAAGCGGTTCTGAGGGAGCACCTCGTTCAAGTTGGTCTGGCCGAAGAGGTCGAGGCCTTTGCTGCCCACGTAGGCCACCTCAAGCACGTTGTTCCGAACGATCTCGCGCTCGACCGCCACGTTCCACTGCCAGTAGTTGGAGTTGGCCGCGATCTCGTCCAGCGCGTTCCCCGCCGATCCGTAGGCGGGAGCGGGATTGCCGTTCACGACCTGGTTGGAGTTGAGCGTCCGGGTTATGGACGCGGTGCCCGAGAAGGGGGGGTTGGTGCCGACCCCGAGCCCGGGGCTTACCCGGTCGCGCTGGTAGAATCGACCCACACCAGCGCGGATCGCCATTTTGCCGTCGCCGTTGACGTCCCAGGCGAGGCCCAGACGCGGCGCGACCCACAGGAGCTTAGTAGGCACAAGCTGACGGTTCGGTCCGTCACTTCCCCCCGCCAGGCCAAGGGCCGGACACGGGTTCGTTCCCGGTGGGTACTCCATGCCATTGCAGGGGGAGTTTCCGAGGGCGGGGTTGACGGCGGAGAGGACGAAATTCCCCATCGCGTTGTTGGCCATAAACGGCGGTTGCATGTGGCTGAAGCGCAAGCCAAAGTCTGCTGTCACGCGCGACGTCACCTTGTAGGAGTCAGCCAGGTAGAACTCGAGGTCCTTCCACCGCTGCTGGACTTTCGGGTTTGTCTTGAGCTCGGCGGTGCCGTAGGTCGTGCCCTGAAGCAAGAGGTCGGCAAGGGGGTTACCGGTCCCCAAGCCTGCGACGAAGCCGTTGGGAGTGACGAAGCCGTTGGAACCGCCGAATTGCACCCCCTCATAAGAGGTGTTGTTGACCTCTTCATTCTTGGCGTTGCTGCTGACGAGGACGCCCGCCTTGAAGAAGTGCTTGCCAAAGACCGCCGAGAAGTCGTCTTTCAAAACGTTGAGGTCCTGGTTGTTCTGCCAAGGGGACTGGTTCCAGAGGTTTCCGTAGGGCCCGGCTCCCCAGAAGAGCGGGCTGGCCTGGCCCCCACGCTCCTTGATGCTGGCGGGGTAGATGGTGGGGATCAGGCTGTCGATCTGGTCGATGAGACCGCTGTTCCCGGTCCGGGCGGCGGTAATGCTGTTGGCAGAGTACGAGTAGGTGAGGGCGTTGGTCATCTTCGACCCGATGTTGTTGTTCAGCTGGGCCACGAACGACTTGCCGGGCTGGTCCCAGTTCGAGCCGACCGTCGACGTCGTGGAATCGCCCCACAGGATGGTGTTGTCGGCCGTCCAGCTGTCCTTGGTGTAGCGGACCATCAAACGGGTGCTGTTCGTGATGGTCCAGTCCATGCGGGCGTTGATCTGATCCCAGTTGACTGGCGCGGGGACCGCGCTCGTAAAGTTGTTGCAGCCCGAGCTCGGCGTGTTGTTCGGCAGTTGGTAGAGCTTGAGGAACGCCACCCCGGCGGGGTTGAGCCGGTTCGCCGGGATGACGTTCCCCGGGAAGGGCTGGCCCGTCAGCGGATCGACCGGCCTCTGGGGCGTGCAGCCAGCGAGAGGGGCGCCGCTGAAGTCGCCGGCGCGCTCGGCCGCGGTGGGGACGAACCCGCTGCGAACGCTGCTCTTGGCGTCCTTGTTCTTCTCCCACGACACGAACACGTGCAGCTTGTCCTTGATAATCGGGCCGCCCAAGGTCGCGCCGTAGTCGTCGAACTTCAGCGGCGGCGTCGGCTGGTGGGCCTGCTCCGTGAAGTAGTTGTTCGAATTTAGGGAGTCGCGACGGAGGAAGTAGTACGCGCTGCCGTGGTACTGGTTGGTGCCGCCCCGGGTCACGAGGTTCACCTGGGCCCCTCCGGCCTGCCCGAACTCAGCGCCGTAGTTGTTGCGCTGGATCTTGAACTCCTCGATGGCGTCGACCGAAGGGTAGACCAGGATGGTGCGGTTGGACCCGTGGTCCACGTTGTCCGCGCCGTCAACCAGCCAGAGGTTGGACGTGGTGGAGCCGCCGCTCACCGAAATGTCGGAACCACCCGCCAGCCCCTTGTTGATCATGTTCATCCCTTCTTGGGATGTCACACCGGGCTGGAGCAGGGTGAG from Vicinamibacteria bacterium carries:
- a CDS encoding carboxypeptidase regulatory-like domain-containing protein, whose translation is MRKRWLLLAGSLVVLAVPAVAQKISASIRGTVTDPSSAVISGAKVTMTNEETGLTRSVTTNSAGVYSFTELPVGTYKIAIEAPGFTSAVRSKVGVSAADVREVNVQLTTGPVTETVNVEVAAVAVKTVGAEIAGIINGEEVRELPLNGRNFMQLTLLQPGVTSQEGMNMINKGLAGGSDISVSGGSTTSNLWLVDGADNVDHGSNRTILVYPSVDAIEEFKIQRNNYGAEFGQAGGAQVNLVTRGGTNQYHGSAYYFLRRDSLNSNNYFTEQAHQPTPPLKFDDYGATLGGPIIKDKLHVFVSWEKNKDAKSSVRSGFVPTAAERAGDFSGAPLAGCTPQRPVDPLTGQPFPGNVIPANRLNPAGVAFLKLYQLPNNTPSSGCNNFTSAVPAPVNWDQINARMDWTITNSTRLMVRYTKDSWTADNTILWGDSTTSTVGSNWDQPGKSFVAQLNNNIGSKMTNALTYSYSANSITAARTGNSGLIDQIDSLIPTIYPASIKERGGQASPLFWGAGPYGNLWNQSPWQNNQDLNVLKDDFSAVFGKHFFKAGVLVSSNAKNEEVNNTSYEGVQFGGSNGFVTPNGFVAGLGTGNPLADLLLQGTTYGTAELKTNPKVQQRWKDLEFYLADSYKVTSRVTADFGLRFSHMQPPFMANNAMGNFVLSAVNPALGNSPCNGMEYPPGTNPCPALGLAGGSDGPNRQLVPTKLLWVAPRLGLAWDVNGDGKMAIRAGVGRFYQRDRVSPGLGVGTNPPFSGTASITRTLNSNQVVNGNPAPAYGSAGNALDEIAANSNYWQWNVAVEREIVRNNVLEVAYVGSKGLDLFGQTNLNEVLPQNRLAYAQTGNAALRPLNGIAGIGDSNLALWQHNRDSIYHSLQVAFVSRFGHGSNLSLAYTWSKLIADTGVANADGPGLSGNNAYTDSTVPNLDRARGGNDRTHVFSGSLILALPKLENQSSFVKNAFGDWEFTTIVQAGTGYPLTINTGGVPGLSGNGSSPSGTGSGANLTRPNVVPGVSCTLNGSDPTLWLNPAAWTLNGYQIGTNGNTGRNTCNGPGSFETDASIYKNFKLGARVKLQLRFEVYNVFNTTNFFGNSLTNQAQSNGTYYNPGNVVFDTGSGRTATKIISATPAGNFGQLTAAGDPRTAQVGIRLMF